The Sporosarcina sp. Te-1 DNA window ATTTTAACCGAGCTCGAAACCGAAGGCAATTCACGAATGGTGCTGCAGTCGTACGGACATGTGCTCGGCGGCCGTGATATCCAATACAGCCTGTTTGATGAAAATTCCAAGATCATTTATTCCACAGGATTGAAGACCCCTTTAATCGAGCTAAACGAAGGGGAATGGAATGAATTACAAAACGGCAAGGCCATTACGGTGAAGCAGGAATATAAACGGTTCAACCAAGCCGTCACGTTCGCCTTGCTGCCGTATTTCCACAATGGTCAATTTGGCGGCGGCATCCTGCTGACGTCCCCCATAAAAGGTTCCCGTGAACTCATCTCCGAGTTGAACAGCTATGTCCTATATGCAATGGGTCTTGCACTTTTGGCAGCCCTCTTGCTCAGCAGCCTGCTATCCAGATTTCACGGCAGGCGAATCAAACGTCTGCGTACGGCGACAGCGAACGTCTCGCAAGGCGATTACTCCGTCCGAATCCCGTCGTCCAAAGTTGATGAGATCGGAGAATTAGCCGGGGATTTTAATGGCATGGTAGAAAAACTTGGCACTTCCATGGAGGAGATTGAGAGCCTGGAGAACCGGCGGCGGCAATTTATGGCGGATGTGTCACATGAACTGCGCACCCCCCTTACGACCATCCGGGGCATCATCGAAGGACTGCGAAATGACATGATCTCCGAATCGGAAAAGGAGCGGGGGCTGGAACTGGCAAGCCGGGAAACGATGCGGCTCATCCGCCTTGTGAATGAAAACCTTGATTACGAAAAAATCCGTTCGAATCAAGTGACACTTGTTAAACAAGACATTCATTTGCGCGAACTGTTGGAAATCATTGGAGACCAACTCGAAGATGCCGCCCATGCCCGTGGAGATCGGATTCTTGTAGAAGCAGATGACCAGATTCAAATCTATGCGGACTATGATCGGCTCACTCAAATATTAATCAATATTACGAAAAATAGCATTCAATTTACGGAGAACGGCACCATTCAACTTCTTGGTTCAAAATCCGAGGTAGGAACCATTATTGAAATCAAAGACACCGGCATCGGTATGGATGCTAATGAAATCGAAAAGATATGGAATCGTTTTTACAAAGCGATTGATTCTAGAACGACAAATCCATACGGGGAATTCGGTTTAGGTTTGTCAATTGTTAAACAACTTGTCAGCTTACACGGCGGTACGATTTCAGTTGATAGCGAACCGGGCAAAGGGACCTCCTTCAAACTAATTTTTCCTTTTAAGAACATCTGATACTAAACTAGTTAAAAAAGTTGATGAAAATATTCTAAAAATACTTTACTATGTAAGGGAGTTACAAAAAAGGAATACGCATGAGGTGGATCAGATGGTAGCACATTTAAT harbors:
- a CDS encoding cell wall metabolism sensor histidine kinase WalK yields the protein MKIKYFYQQLASHLGVIIIAFVILSLLFSSFARNFVYANKTEELLSYGVSILTELETEGNSRMVLQSYGHVLGGRDIQYSLFDENSKIIYSTGLKTPLIELNEGEWNELQNGKAITVKQEYKRFNQAVTFALLPYFHNGQFGGGILLTSPIKGSRELISELNSYVLYAMGLALLAALLLSSLLSRFHGRRIKRLRTATANVSQGDYSVRIPSSKVDEIGELAGDFNGMVEKLGTSMEEIESLENRRRQFMADVSHELRTPLTTIRGIIEGLRNDMISESEKERGLELASRETMRLIRLVNENLDYEKIRSNQVTLVKQDIHLRELLEIIGDQLEDAAHARGDRILVEADDQIQIYADYDRLTQILINITKNSIQFTENGTIQLLGSKSEVGTIIEIKDTGIGMDANEIEKIWNRFYKAIDSRTTNPYGEFGLGLSIVKQLVSLHGGTISVDSEPGKGTSFKLIFPFKNI